In Erythrobacter litoralis HTCC2594, a single genomic region encodes these proteins:
- a CDS encoding endonuclease domain-containing protein: MPTWNPRNTKRARKLRNTATPAEQRLWQHLSRSQPGAKFSRQMPVGPWYADFLCRELKLVIELDGFSHDVQPDRDERRDADLRELGYHVLHFTNADVMNNTEGVVIAIQRKIADLRGLK; this comes from the coding sequence GTGCCCACCTGGAATCCCCGCAACACCAAGCGCGCCCGCAAACTGCGCAACACGGCCACCCCGGCAGAACAACGCCTGTGGCAACACCTCTCGCGATCACAGCCGGGCGCAAAGTTCAGCCGCCAGATGCCGGTCGGCCCATGGTATGCCGACTTCCTCTGCCGCGAACTCAAGCTGGTGATCGAACTCGACGGCTTCAGCCACGACGTCCAGCCCGACCGCGACGAGCGGCGCGATGCGGACCTGCGCGAGCTGGGCTATCACGTGCTCCACTTCACCAATGCCGATGTGATGAACAACACCGAAGGCGTAGTGATCGCCATCCAGCGAAAGATCGCAGATCTGCGTGGTTTGAAATAG
- a CDS encoding DUF1294 domain-containing protein, whose translation MDYLTPETITYYLIAINFVAFAAFGIDKARAEGGRRRTSEADLLAFALLGGTPGAYAGRALFRHKTRKQPFSNRLFLIAVGQGALLVFWLVFRS comes from the coding sequence TTGGACTACCTCACCCCCGAGACCATCACCTACTACCTGATCGCGATCAACTTCGTCGCCTTTGCGGCGTTCGGGATAGACAAGGCGCGGGCGGAAGGGGGGCGGCGGCGCACGTCGGAGGCGGACTTGCTGGCCTTCGCGCTGCTCGGCGGCACGCCCGGTGCCTATGCAGGCCGCGCGCTGTTCCGACACAAGACCCGCAAGCAGCCCTTCTCGAACCGCCTCTTCCTGATCGCCGTCGGGCAGGGTGCGCTGCTCGTGTTTTGGCTTGTGTTCCGCTCGTAG
- a CDS encoding ribonucleotide-diphosphate reductase subunit beta — translation MSLLEARKTYKPFEYPWAYDFWKRQQQIHWMPEEVPLGEDCRDWAQKITEHERNLLTQIFRFFTQADVEVQDCYHDKYGRVFKPTEIKMMLTAFSNMETVHIAAYSHLLDTIGMPESEYSAFLEYEEMKDKHDYLQLFGVDTDEDIARTLAVFGGFTEGMQLFASFAMLMNFPRFNKMKGMGQIVSWSVRDESLHCEGIVRLFHEFVRERDCYTKAVKEDIIDICQKSVRLEDNFIDLAFEMGPVSGMTPKEIKKYIRYIADWRLGQLGLQPIYMVDDHPLPWLAPLLNGVEHANFFEQRATEYSKGATKGNWQDVWSTFDKRHGAGKAANEEEAVDDGPDMFGDEGGSAGSVAAE, via the coding sequence ATGTCCCTTCTTGAAGCCCGTAAGACCTACAAGCCCTTCGAATATCCGTGGGCCTACGACTTCTGGAAACGCCAGCAGCAGATCCACTGGATGCCCGAAGAAGTGCCGCTGGGCGAAGACTGCCGCGACTGGGCGCAGAAGATCACCGAGCACGAGCGCAACCTGCTCACGCAGATCTTCCGTTTCTTCACCCAGGCCGATGTCGAAGTGCAGGATTGCTACCACGACAAATACGGCCGCGTGTTCAAGCCGACCGAGATCAAGATGATGCTGACCGCTTTCTCCAACATGGAGACGGTGCACATCGCGGCCTACAGCCACCTGCTCGACACGATCGGCATGCCCGAAAGCGAATATTCCGCCTTCCTCGAATACGAGGAGATGAAGGACAAGCACGATTACCTCCAGCTGTTCGGCGTGGACACGGACGAGGATATCGCGCGCACGCTGGCGGTGTTCGGCGGCTTCACCGAAGGCATGCAGCTGTTCGCCAGCTTCGCCATGCTGATGAACTTCCCGCGCTTCAACAAGATGAAGGGCATGGGCCAGATCGTCAGCTGGTCGGTCCGCGACGAGAGCCTGCACTGCGAAGGCATCGTGCGGCTGTTCCACGAATTCGTGCGCGAGCGCGATTGCTACACCAAGGCGGTGAAGGAAGACATCATCGACATCTGCCAGAAGTCGGTGCGGCTGGAAGACAACTTCATCGACCTCGCCTTCGAAATGGGTCCGGTTTCCGGGATGACGCCGAAGGAAATCAAGAAATACATCCGCTACATCGCCGACTGGCGGCTCGGCCAGCTCGGCCTGCAGCCGATCTACATGGTCGACGACCACCCGCTCCCCTGGCTCGCCCCGCTCCTGAACGGCGTCGAACACGCCAACTTCTTCGAACAGCGCGCCACCGAATATTCCAAGGGCGCGACCAAGGGCAACTGGCAGGATGTGTGGAGCACCTTCGACAAGCGCCACGGCGCCGGCAAGGCCGCGAACGAGGAAGAGGCGGTGGACGACGGGCCGGATATGTTTGGGGACGAAGGTGGCAGCGCCGGGAGTGTGGCGGCGGAGTGA
- a CDS encoding DUF2171 domain-containing protein: MFEKMRIKEHMEVVNAEGLHVGTVDKIQDDNIKLTKSDSMDDMHHFLSLDDVEKLDDNRVYLKKDARIPAGLGNKATETA, encoded by the coding sequence ATGTTTGAGAAGATGCGCATCAAGGAACACATGGAAGTCGTCAACGCGGAAGGTCTTCATGTCGGCACCGTCGACAAGATCCAGGACGACAACATCAAGCTGACGAAGTCGGACAGCATGGACGATATGCACCACTTCCTGTCGCTGGACGATGTCGAGAAGCTCGACGACAACCGCGTCTACCTCAAGAAGGACGCGCGCATTCCGGCAGGCTTGGGCAACAAGGCCACCGAAACCGCGTAA